One Aquisediminimonas profunda genomic region harbors:
- a CDS encoding acyl-CoA dehydrogenase family protein, with product MDMQFSSEDLAFREEVRTFLAESLPERLRDGARRSPGVFVEPDIGLEWHRILYEKGWVAYHWPKEDGGTGWTPTQKFIFEKECALAGAPALSILGLRLVGPVICAFGTPEQKARFLPGILSGTVYWCQGYSEPGSGSDLASLSTGARLDGDEYVINGSKIWTTHAHHADWIFALVRTNTEVKKQQGITFLLVPMDQPGVEVAPIISMSGDHEVNQVFFTDARTAANNRIGEEGQGWTIAKFLLENERGGSCFAPRLLQNIAELEELAKSQPSGVNGAIAHDPRFRDRLARVKLQAEALEVTELRILAELAKGRQPGPQTSLTKLLGSNLGQAVDTLRIELLGYDAMQLPLERPLYGNQAPEPIGSERAQTTMARFLNNRAATIFGGSDETQKNIIAKSVLGL from the coding sequence CGGAGCCCGCCGTTCTCCCGGGGTTTTCGTCGAGCCTGACATTGGCCTCGAATGGCACCGCATTCTCTATGAAAAGGGATGGGTCGCCTATCATTGGCCGAAGGAAGATGGCGGAACAGGCTGGACCCCCACCCAGAAATTCATATTCGAGAAGGAGTGTGCGCTTGCCGGCGCTCCTGCCCTGTCAATTCTCGGGCTGCGTCTGGTCGGCCCTGTAATCTGCGCCTTTGGCACCCCAGAACAAAAGGCTCGTTTCCTGCCGGGCATATTGTCCGGAACTGTCTATTGGTGTCAGGGATATTCGGAGCCCGGCAGTGGCTCTGACCTGGCTTCCCTGTCGACGGGCGCACGCCTTGATGGCGACGAATATGTTATCAACGGGTCCAAGATCTGGACGACACATGCACACCATGCCGATTGGATATTTGCGCTGGTCCGGACCAATACCGAGGTCAAGAAGCAACAGGGAATCACGTTCCTGCTGGTCCCCATGGACCAGCCGGGCGTTGAAGTTGCTCCGATCATATCAATGTCGGGTGACCATGAAGTCAATCAGGTCTTTTTCACCGACGCCCGCACAGCTGCGAACAATCGGATTGGCGAAGAAGGCCAGGGATGGACGATTGCCAAGTTCCTTCTTGAAAACGAACGTGGCGGCTCCTGTTTCGCGCCCCGGCTTCTTCAGAATATTGCCGAACTCGAGGAGTTGGCGAAATCGCAGCCATCGGGCGTCAACGGAGCCATTGCGCACGATCCGCGCTTCCGGGACCGTCTTGCCCGGGTAAAATTGCAGGCTGAAGCGTTGGAAGTGACCGAACTGCGCATCCTCGCGGAACTGGCAAAGGGCCGCCAACCGGGGCCACAGACTTCTTTGACCAAACTCCTCGGTTCCAATCTCGGCCAGGCAGTCGATACGTTGCGCATTGAGCTTCTGGGCTATGATGCAATGCAATTGCCTCTTGAGCGGCCGCTCTATGGCAATCAGGCCCCTGAACCCATCGGCAGCGAACGCGCACAAACAACAATGGCGCGCTTCCTCAATAATCGTGCCGCAACGATTTTCGGCGGATCCGACGAAACTCAGAAGAACATCATCGCAAAGTCCGTGCTTGGTCTTTGA
- a CDS encoding SDR family oxidoreductase has protein sequence MDTGKLMFREGLLGDRRILITGGGTGLGREMAEAFVKLGATVHICGRRLNKLEETADELMTAHGGKVVPHACDIRDADAIKVMVDAIWAEGGALDGVVNNAAGNFISRTEDLSVNGFNAIADIVFRGTFYLTLEVGKRQIAEAKPCSFLSILTTWVWNGSAFVVPSAMSKSAINTMTQSLAVEWGRYGMRFNAIAPGLFPTKGMSARLSPEGRGGNSNNQLNPMGRHGEMHELANLAVFLMGPGAEYVNGQTIAIDGAGYQATGGTFWPALHSLGDEDWDRLRAMIKGTNEKDKADRSA, from the coding sequence ATGGATACAGGGAAATTGATGTTCCGAGAGGGACTGCTCGGCGACCGGCGCATTCTGATCACCGGTGGCGGGACAGGCCTTGGGCGTGAAATGGCGGAGGCCTTCGTCAAACTGGGCGCAACAGTTCATATTTGTGGCCGACGACTCAACAAGCTGGAAGAAACCGCCGACGAGTTGATGACGGCGCACGGTGGCAAGGTCGTCCCTCACGCTTGTGACATCCGGGATGCCGATGCAATCAAGGTGATGGTCGATGCCATCTGGGCCGAAGGCGGCGCACTTGATGGCGTTGTGAACAACGCAGCCGGCAACTTTATAAGCCGAACGGAAGATCTGTCGGTCAATGGATTCAACGCCATTGCCGATATTGTATTTCGTGGCACATTTTACCTCACGCTCGAAGTCGGCAAGCGCCAGATCGCAGAAGCAAAGCCCTGTAGCTTCCTCTCGATCCTGACAACATGGGTCTGGAACGGATCGGCCTTTGTTGTCCCTTCGGCAATGTCGAAGTCGGCCATCAACACGATGACGCAAAGCCTTGCGGTCGAATGGGGCCGTTATGGCATGCGATTCAATGCAATCGCGCCAGGGCTGTTTCCAACCAAGGGCATGAGTGCACGTCTTTCACCAGAAGGGCGCGGTGGCAATTCGAACAATCAGCTCAATCCGATGGGGCGCCATGGTGAGATGCACGAGCTCGCAAATCTCGCGGTGTTCCTGATGGGACCCGGGGCAGAATATGTAAACGGCCAGACCATTGCGATCGATGGCGCAGGCTACCAGGCAACAGGCGGCACCTTCTGGCCTGCGTTGCACAGCCTTGGCGACGAAGATTGGGATCGTTTGCGGGCAATGATCAAAGGCACAAACGAGAAGGACAAGGCTGATCGTTCTGCCTGA
- a CDS encoding helix-turn-helix transcriptional regulator, protein MGNVVELRTPQGRESLGQLLELVTVKSPEDIHDAAVVMARVAQERGLQVAMCSDISSKEPMVDAEGTILNADIFRWLSDGARWWEDHRLALHSPLPRACRYESEPFWVNRHGFHGLWRNNYLNEIDLREFERRSLCKAAIVVPVHLPFGQISANSFISMDRDKEDLSEEFAEHGAMLAQLTRRFIAGYVQAIRAKRRIPSDCVLSKREVECLRWAAIGKTDKEISMILDRSHATIRYHVHRAGEKLDSVNRAQTIFKAAQLGYLGASD, encoded by the coding sequence ATGGGTAACGTTGTTGAATTGCGCACGCCGCAAGGGCGCGAGTCTCTTGGCCAGTTGCTCGAACTTGTTACCGTGAAAAGCCCTGAAGACATCCATGACGCGGCAGTCGTCATGGCCCGTGTCGCGCAAGAGCGCGGCCTCCAGGTCGCAATGTGCAGTGACATTTCCTCAAAGGAACCGATGGTCGATGCCGAAGGCACGATCCTGAATGCAGATATCTTCCGTTGGCTGTCCGATGGTGCCCGTTGGTGGGAAGATCATCGGCTTGCCCTCCATTCTCCCTTGCCGCGCGCCTGCCGTTATGAAAGCGAACCCTTTTGGGTCAATCGGCACGGTTTCCATGGCCTTTGGCGCAACAATTATCTGAATGAAATTGACCTTAGGGAATTTGAACGGCGCTCGCTTTGCAAGGCTGCCATCGTCGTGCCGGTCCACCTGCCCTTTGGCCAGATATCCGCGAACAGCTTCATCAGCATGGACCGAGACAAGGAAGACCTGTCCGAGGAGTTCGCCGAGCACGGAGCCATGCTCGCTCAACTCACACGCCGGTTTATCGCGGGATATGTCCAGGCAATCCGGGCAAAGCGTCGAATCCCGTCGGACTGTGTCCTTTCAAAGCGCGAGGTGGAGTGTCTTCGCTGGGCGGCCATTGGCAAGACCGACAAGGAAATCAGCATGATCCTCGATCGGAGCCATGCCACGATCCGCTACCATGTCCATCGCGCTGGGGAAAAGCTTGACTCGGTCAATCGCGCACAGACAATTTTCAAGGCGGCACAGCTCGGATATTTGGGCGCCAGCGACTGA
- a CDS encoding VOC family protein, whose translation MKARGLSRLGPVMQLAWLPPDFDAAVRYWTEVMGVGPFFLMENIQLNDMRYMGKPTDAVFSLALSYWGDTQIELIRPENDAPSIYCGEYAVRDRLHHTCLLLDDISEAYDACARHGAKVLVEGRVGDTGHVIYADPGGGPGTLVEMLQPQPGTAEVFGMIKQAAQNWDGNDPIRKLG comes from the coding sequence ATGAAAGCACGCGGTTTGTCACGGCTGGGACCTGTAATGCAGCTTGCCTGGCTGCCACCCGATTTCGATGCTGCAGTCCGCTACTGGACAGAAGTCATGGGCGTGGGACCATTTTTCCTGATGGAAAACATACAGCTCAATGACATGCGATATATGGGCAAGCCAACCGACGCTGTCTTCAGCCTTGCGCTGTCCTATTGGGGGGACACCCAGATCGAGTTGATCCGTCCCGAGAATGATGCACCCTCAATCTACTGCGGCGAATATGCCGTCCGCGACCGCCTGCACCATACCTGCCTGCTTTTGGATGATATTTCGGAGGCTTATGATGCCTGTGCGAGACATGGCGCCAAAGTGCTCGTCGAAGGCCGCGTCGGTGATACCGGGCACGTGATTTACGCCGATCCCGGTGGCGGGCCGGGAACATTGGTGGAAATGCTTCAACCTCAGCCCGGCACGGCGGAAGTTTTTGGCATGATCAAGCAGGCAGCCCAAAACTGGGACGGCAACGACCCGATAAGAAAGCTCGGCTAA
- a CDS encoding aromatic ring-hydroxylating oxygenase subunit alpha: MNEVKKITPADRCPAMSYTEMLEADTRRVPDYLFEESNIEMPNDPIAIEPYISADFATLEQERMWPNVWLFAAREDELPDPGDTVVFEINDKSFLLVRQRDGSVRAFYNVCLHRARKLRTKSGPSTQLRCNFHGFTWNNDGSLKEIPCAWDFKHLEGKDMSLPEVRVNVWQGFVMITENDKIADFKDWVGPVLDQYENYDFENRYTGMWVAKKVAANWKATAEAFMEAWHSVTTHPQLLPFLGDANTRYDLYGDFFNRAITPSGVLSPHMSGKDQQYVLDKMAEFSGGSDAKTNRRFTASGEKVELDPNDPLQARKLLAEASRAGFTAQYGYDYSDKSDAEILDNFTYNIFPNFSPWIGYLPTLVYRWLPGDTPDWCIMEIRLLMPTPKGQKRPRAVERVYIPDDQPFAWAKEYMGEALAGVFDQDLANLPHVQTGMKASGNGVMELGAYQDSRVRHFQTTLMKYINGELPA; the protein is encoded by the coding sequence ATGAATGAAGTCAAGAAAATCACGCCTGCAGATCGCTGTCCGGCAATGAGCTACACTGAAATGCTCGAAGCCGACACGCGCAGGGTTCCGGACTATCTGTTCGAGGAATCGAACATCGAGATGCCAAACGATCCAATTGCGATTGAGCCATACATCAGCGCCGACTTTGCAACACTCGAGCAAGAGCGGATGTGGCCGAATGTCTGGCTCTTTGCTGCGCGCGAGGACGAGCTGCCCGATCCGGGCGACACAGTCGTTTTCGAAATCAATGACAAGTCGTTTCTGCTCGTACGGCAGCGGGATGGCAGCGTGAGGGCATTTTACAACGTTTGCCTTCATCGCGCCCGCAAGCTGCGCACCAAATCAGGTCCGTCAACGCAATTGCGCTGCAACTTTCACGGATTCACCTGGAACAACGACGGGTCGCTCAAGGAAATTCCCTGCGCCTGGGATTTCAAGCACCTTGAAGGCAAGGATATGAGCCTGCCCGAAGTTCGCGTCAATGTATGGCAGGGCTTCGTCATGATCACGGAAAATGACAAGATTGCCGATTTCAAGGACTGGGTCGGGCCGGTCCTAGACCAGTACGAGAATTACGATTTCGAGAATCGCTACACTGGCATGTGGGTCGCGAAGAAGGTGGCTGCAAACTGGAAGGCAACGGCCGAAGCCTTCATGGAAGCATGGCATTCGGTTACGACCCACCCTCAACTTCTGCCATTCCTCGGCGATGCAAATACGCGGTATGATCTTTACGGCGACTTCTTCAATCGTGCGATCACGCCTTCCGGTGTCTTGAGCCCGCATATGTCGGGCAAGGACCAGCAATATGTGCTCGACAAGATGGCAGAGTTTTCTGGCGGAAGCGATGCAAAGACCAATCGTCGCTTCACAGCGAGCGGTGAGAAGGTAGAGCTTGACCCCAATGATCCGTTGCAGGCGCGCAAGCTGCTTGCCGAAGCCAGTCGTGCGGGCTTCACCGCCCAATATGGCTATGACTATTCAGACAAGTCAGACGCCGAGATTCTCGACAACTTCACCTACAATATCTTCCCCAATTTTTCGCCCTGGATTGGATACCTTCCGACACTCGTTTATCGTTGGCTGCCCGGCGATACTCCAGACTGGTGCATTATGGAAATACGCCTGTTGATGCCGACACCCAAGGGGCAGAAGCGTCCGCGCGCAGTGGAACGGGTCTACATTCCAGATGATCAGCCTTTCGCGTGGGCCAAGGAATATATGGGCGAAGCGCTCGCCGGTGTTTTCGATCAAGACCTTGCCAATTTGCCTCACGTGCAGACTGGAATGAAGGCATCTGGGAATGGTGTGATGGAACTCGGCGCTTATCAGGATAGCCGCGTGCGCCATTTCCAGACCACTTTGATGAAGTATATCAACGGCGAATTGCCCGCCTGA
- a CDS encoding SDR family oxidoreductase translates to MPITKVIVFGASADQGIPLVNALQRRGFDVCAGARRANAMDATPFPDLRVVQCDINDSDSLKRAFEGQDALAMHLPFEFDRARAAAFGKSIADGARGSGLKKIVFNTSCFVADHDLDLTAHDGRRDIERSLEETGIPCVFIEPTVFMNNIIRVWTKPLIVNRGIFAYPAKPSLRISWIALEDVGEYMAAALETSKADGLHVPVGGPEALIGDEVAELISREVGKPVRFLSLDPDDFAGNMSELVTGSREILPGTPYAGMAKFYRFYNSQAESPLVVDPAETSKLLDVIPMPMREWLKRWDWSKPT, encoded by the coding sequence ATGCCAATTACAAAAGTCATCGTGTTCGGCGCTTCCGCCGACCAGGGAATCCCGCTTGTCAACGCGCTGCAGAGACGCGGCTTCGACGTTTGCGCCGGCGCACGGCGCGCAAACGCGATGGATGCCACACCCTTTCCCGATTTGCGGGTCGTGCAATGCGATATCAATGACAGCGACAGCCTGAAGCGCGCCTTCGAAGGCCAGGATGCCCTTGCGATGCACCTGCCGTTCGAATTTGACCGTGCGCGGGCCGCCGCGTTTGGCAAGAGCATCGCAGACGGCGCGCGCGGTTCGGGCCTGAAGAAGATTGTCTTCAACACAAGCTGCTTCGTTGCCGACCATGACCTTGATCTGACCGCCCATGACGGCCGTAGGGACATAGAGCGATCCCTCGAAGAGACAGGTATTCCCTGCGTGTTCATCGAACCCACAGTCTTCATGAACAATATCATCCGGGTGTGGACCAAGCCATTGATCGTCAATCGCGGCATATTTGCCTATCCGGCCAAACCTTCGCTTCGGATAAGCTGGATCGCGCTTGAAGACGTTGGCGAATATATGGCGGCAGCCCTTGAAACCAGCAAGGCCGATGGCCTGCATGTCCCCGTGGGCGGACCCGAGGCTCTTATTGGCGATGAAGTCGCAGAACTCATTTCCCGGGAAGTTGGGAAGCCCGTCAGGTTCTTAAGCCTCGACCCGGATGACTTTGCAGGCAACATGAGCGAACTGGTCACAGGCTCTCGCGAGATTTTGCCCGGCACACCTTATGCGGGAATGGCGAAATTCTACCGTTTCTACAATTCCCAGGCCGAGAGCCCCTTGGTTGTAGACCCTGCGGAGACGAGCAAGCTCCTCGACGTCATACCAATGCCGATGCGCGAATGGCTAAAGCGTTGGGATTGGTCGAAGCCGACCTAG
- a CDS encoding biotin/lipoyl-containing protein yields MSSEIRIPKLGMSATEMTLLEWMFGDGEAVEAGQVIYTVETDKSTTEIEAQASGIIRPTGVEGEVYQVGDLIGMIE; encoded by the coding sequence ATGTCCTCTGAAATCCGAATTCCTAAACTGGGCATGAGCGCCACCGAAATGACATTGCTGGAGTGGATGTTTGGCGACGGTGAAGCTGTCGAGGCCGGGCAGGTCATTTATACTGTTGAAACCGACAAGAGCACCACGGAAATCGAGGCCCAAGCCAGTGGCATTATTCGCCCGACCGGTGTCGAGGGTGAAGTCTATCAGGTCGGCGATCTGATCGGTATGATTGAGTAG
- a CDS encoding alpha-ketoacid dehydrogenase subunit beta codes for MGEITMAQALNRAIDEAMAEDSGVFCLGEDVGAKQGGGVFKVTAGLTEKYGEHRIRATPISETAIVGAAVGAALAGQRPIAEIMLMNFVGVCMDQIVNHAAKLRFMSGGQTNVPLVIRTTTGVGVGFGGQHSDMLEAWFAHVAGLHVVTPSNAADAQGLMRASIDCNDPVIFIENILCYGLKSQDPGPGYRVPLGKAAVAREGSDISVITYGRTVLDALAVASELANEGISVEVIDLRSIAPYDEETVLASVRKTGRALTLHEAVRPFGTGAEIAANIQEKCWDSLKGPVRRIGGTFSPVPFASVLEQAWIPNKQQIVDQIKASMGRG; via the coding sequence ATGGGTGAGATCACGATGGCTCAAGCGCTCAACCGTGCCATTGACGAAGCGATGGCCGAAGACAGCGGCGTTTTCTGTCTTGGTGAAGACGTCGGTGCCAAGCAGGGCGGGGGCGTTTTCAAGGTGACGGCTGGCCTGACCGAGAAATATGGCGAGCACCGCATCAGGGCGACACCAATTTCCGAAACCGCGATCGTTGGTGCAGCGGTTGGTGCCGCACTCGCCGGTCAGCGCCCCATTGCGGAAATCATGCTCATGAACTTCGTCGGTGTGTGCATGGACCAGATCGTCAATCACGCCGCAAAATTGCGTTTCATGTCAGGCGGCCAGACCAATGTTCCGTTGGTGATCCGCACCACGACAGGCGTTGGGGTCGGCTTTGGTGGTCAGCATTCGGATATGCTCGAGGCGTGGTTTGCACATGTGGCTGGGCTGCATGTTGTCACGCCTTCCAATGCGGCTGATGCTCAAGGCCTCATGCGGGCAAGCATCGATTGCAATGATCCCGTCATCTTTATCGAGAATATCCTTTGCTACGGTCTCAAGTCGCAAGATCCCGGGCCAGGCTATCGCGTTCCGCTGGGCAAGGCTGCTGTTGCGCGCGAGGGCAGCGATATCTCTGTCATTACCTATGGCCGAACGGTGCTTGATGCGTTGGCGGTTGCCTCGGAGCTCGCGAATGAAGGCATCTCGGTGGAAGTCATCGATCTGCGTTCCATCGCGCCTTATGACGAGGAGACTGTCCTGGCATCCGTGAGAAAGACCGGGCGGGCACTCACATTGCATGAAGCAGTAAGGCCCTTTGGCACGGGCGCCGAGATCGCAGCCAATATCCAGGAAAAATGTTGGGATTCACTGAAAGGACCTGTTCGGCGTATCGGGGGGACCTTTTCGCCTGTGCCGTTCGCTTCCGTTCTGGAGCAGGCCTGGATCCCGAACAAGCAGCAGATCGTGGATCAGATCAAGGCAAGCATGGGACGAGGTTGA
- a CDS encoding thiamine pyrophosphate-dependent dehydrogenase E1 component subunit alpha, which produces MADIDRDTLLDIYTRTMKVNRTDEKFRSLLMQGKVAVMYYCVRGQELVSAAAMTALRDEDYVVCTYRGQGEQTAKGIPAEKWWAECLGKVTGTCKGKGGTMHITHPEKGIMVTTGVVGSGLPIANGLAMASQNTGDGKVTMVSFGDGAANIGAFHEALNMAQLYKLPVVFLCQNNRYGEHTAFADHTQSESIYGRAAGYGMKGVRVDGNDVFAMYHAAKDAVDRARAGEGPTLIEAMCYRMMGHFFGADFSYMPKEHLAEMQREDPLPKLRAVMLEHQFTEVELDAIVAGIDAEIDEAVAKALAADPPGPEELQIDVFEKVPA; this is translated from the coding sequence ATGGCAGATATTGATCGAGACACGTTGCTCGACATCTACACGCGCACGATGAAGGTCAACCGGACGGATGAAAAGTTCCGTTCCTTGCTGATGCAAGGCAAGGTTGCCGTCATGTATTATTGTGTGCGCGGGCAGGAGCTTGTCTCTGCCGCCGCGATGACAGCTCTTAGAGACGAAGACTATGTCGTATGCACATATCGCGGCCAGGGCGAGCAGACCGCGAAGGGCATACCAGCCGAAAAATGGTGGGCCGAATGCCTCGGCAAGGTGACAGGCACCTGCAAGGGCAAAGGTGGCACGATGCACATCACACACCCTGAAAAGGGAATCATGGTCACTACAGGGGTTGTCGGGTCCGGCCTGCCCATTGCAAATGGACTTGCGATGGCCAGCCAGAATACAGGCGATGGCAAGGTTACAATGGTGAGCTTTGGCGACGGCGCGGCCAACATCGGAGCCTTTCACGAAGCCCTCAACATGGCGCAGCTTTACAAGCTTCCGGTTGTCTTCCTGTGTCAGAACAACCGCTATGGCGAGCATACGGCCTTTGCAGACCATACGCAGAGCGAATCCATTTACGGACGAGCTGCGGGCTATGGGATGAAGGGCGTCAGAGTGGATGGCAATGACGTCTTTGCCATGTACCATGCGGCCAAGGATGCAGTTGATCGCGCGAGAGCCGGGGAGGGGCCGACCCTGATTGAGGCAATGTGCTATCGCATGATGGGGCATTTCTTCGGTGCCGATTTCTCCTACATGCCAAAGGAACATCTTGCGGAAATGCAACGCGAAGACCCGTTGCCAAAGCTTCGCGCCGTCATGCTCGAGCACCAGTTCACAGAAGTAGAACTCGATGCCATTGTCGCCGGTATTGATGCAGAGATTGACGAGGCTGTGGCAAAGGCACTGGCTGCCGATCCGCCCGGGCCGGAAGAACTCCAGATTGACGTTTTCGAGAAGGTGCCGGCCTGA
- a CDS encoding SDR family NAD(P)-dependent oxidoreductase has protein sequence MDLGLKGKKVIMNGGAHGLGLASLKHFAAEGADVAFFSRKQDKIDAARDAIAKAGNGKVFAEVLDMAGNHEGYKAWLAKAADELGGCDIFVHMASSSGTGGTGDWQAGLDMDIMGAALAVEVLTPALADSSTGSIVFMSSTAALETFIAPQPFNALKAALITYGSQLSQALAAQGIRVNTVSPGAIYYEGGNWEMIRKVMPALYDGTLAKMPTGRFGEPDEVAKAVVFVASPACPYMTGANIVIDGGFTQRVQF, from the coding sequence ATGGACTTGGGGCTCAAAGGGAAAAAAGTGATCATGAACGGCGGTGCGCATGGCCTTGGCCTCGCGTCGCTCAAGCATTTTGCAGCGGAAGGCGCTGATGTGGCCTTCTTCTCGCGCAAGCAGGATAAGATCGACGCCGCGCGTGATGCGATTGCAAAGGCCGGCAACGGCAAGGTTTTTGCCGAAGTTCTCGACATGGCCGGAAATCACGAGGGATATAAGGCCTGGCTCGCAAAGGCTGCAGATGAACTCGGCGGATGCGACATTTTCGTTCACATGGCGAGTTCGTCAGGCACGGGCGGAACGGGTGACTGGCAGGCTGGGCTTGATATGGACATTATGGGCGCCGCCCTTGCGGTTGAAGTCCTGACGCCTGCACTGGCTGATTCCAGCACCGGGTCGATTGTTTTCATGTCTTCAACGGCTGCTTTGGAAACCTTTATTGCACCACAACCGTTCAACGCCCTCAAAGCCGCGCTCATCACCTATGGCAGTCAATTGAGCCAGGCGCTTGCAGCGCAGGGTATCAGGGTCAACACAGTGTCGCCGGGCGCCATTTATTATGAAGGCGGAAATTGGGAAATGATCCGCAAGGTCATGCCGGCGCTCTATGACGGCACGCTCGCAAAGATGCCGACCGGACGATTTGGCGAGCCGGATGAAGTTGCAAAGGCCGTCGTGTTTGTCGCAAGCCCTGCATGCCCATATATGACAGGTGCCAACATCGTCATCGACGGAGGCTTCACCCAGCGCGTCCAGTTCTGA
- a CDS encoding MBOAT family O-acyltransferase, with protein MLFNSFEFLTFLLVVYGLYRVLPFRAQNRMLLVAGYIFYGWWDWRFLALMIFSTTVDFWVGLLLDRGKLTRWQALFPATFVFVAALLLVGLDFSAVMHALVGQIPTHSVISPQMTWILIGGPALFLAGFFIYKIVLPMDERIRRKICVLISLTIQLGILAVYKYFNFFAESLVESLQSVGINVSPGHFNIVLPVGISFYTFQSLSYTIDIYRREIRPTDKFLDFALFVSFFPQLVAGPIERARNLIPQLSRPRPIDFLVTTRGLFLIVLGLFKKVAIADGVAPFVDQVYNSSGNVSWADVVLATVLFAVQIYADFSGYSDIARGTARLLGVELMVNFRQPYFAKSPRDFWQRWHISLSTWLGDYLYKPLGGSRGSLAFTCRNLMLTMLLGGLWHGAAWNYVLWGFYHGSILSIHRVLVSVRGEANLLQGRIISTVKIVSFGFVTLYGWLLFRARSFHQVSEFTRIIFADLGNFTIGPRVPALSALLGILLLGGFEIAQYNAGNGSPRYYQRWPAPAIGLFIAAMMFLIFMGMSNEPAQFIYFQF; from the coding sequence TTGCTGTTCAATTCATTCGAATTTCTAACATTCCTGCTTGTTGTCTATGGTTTGTATCGAGTTCTGCCGTTCCGTGCGCAGAATCGCATGCTGTTGGTGGCCGGTTACATTTTTTATGGTTGGTGGGACTGGCGCTTCCTTGCCCTGATGATCTTTTCCACAACGGTAGACTTTTGGGTCGGCCTTCTGCTCGACCGGGGTAAGCTGACGCGTTGGCAAGCCTTGTTTCCGGCGACCTTTGTCTTCGTTGCGGCGTTATTGCTCGTCGGGTTGGACTTTTCCGCCGTTATGCACGCGTTGGTCGGTCAAATTCCTACCCATTCTGTAATTTCGCCCCAGATGACCTGGATATTGATTGGGGGACCAGCACTTTTTTTGGCCGGATTTTTTATCTACAAAATCGTGTTGCCAATGGATGAGAGAATTCGTCGCAAGATTTGTGTCCTGATAAGTTTGACAATCCAGCTGGGGATTCTGGCAGTATACAAATATTTTAATTTCTTTGCCGAAAGCCTGGTTGAATCTTTGCAATCTGTCGGAATCAACGTTTCACCAGGGCATTTTAATATAGTACTCCCCGTGGGGATTTCATTTTATACTTTTCAATCCCTTAGCTACACGATTGATATTTATCGTCGGGAAATTCGACCGACCGACAAGTTTCTCGACTTTGCTCTTTTTGTGTCATTTTTTCCGCAGCTCGTAGCCGGTCCCATCGAGCGGGCCCGTAATTTGATCCCTCAATTGTCGAGGCCGCGGCCAATCGACTTCCTCGTTACAACCAGAGGGCTTTTCCTGATTGTCCTTGGATTGTTCAAGAAGGTTGCCATCGCAGACGGGGTCGCGCCCTTTGTGGACCAGGTTTACAATAGTTCGGGCAACGTCAGCTGGGCTGACGTGGTGTTAGCCACGGTACTTTTCGCAGTGCAGATTTATGCCGACTTTTCCGGATACTCGGACATTGCCCGCGGAACAGCACGATTGCTTGGTGTGGAGCTGATGGTCAATTTTCGGCAGCCCTATTTTGCAAAAAGCCCGCGTGACTTTTGGCAGAGATGGCACATTAGTCTCTCAACGTGGCTGGGTGATTACCTTTATAAGCCGCTTGGCGGGAGCCGCGGAAGTTTAGCGTTTACCTGTCGCAACCTGATGCTGACCATGCTGCTTGGCGGGCTTTGGCACGGAGCAGCATGGAATTATGTGCTCTGGGGGTTCTATCACGGAAGCATATTGAGCATTCACAGGGTGTTGGTCTCGGTCAGGGGCGAAGCAAACCTTTTGCAAGGCCGTATCATAAGCACCGTGAAGATTGTCAGCTTCGGTTTTGTAACCCTTTATGGTTGGCTTTTGTTTCGCGCCCGGTCCTTCCATCAGGTTTCCGAATTCACGAGGATAATTTTTGCTGATTTGGGCAACTTCACGATTGGGCCGCGAGTGCCGGCGCTTTCGGCACTGCTCGGAATCCTGCTGCTCGGCGGATTTGAAATTGCGCAGTACAATGCAGGTAATGGCAGTCCGCGTTACTATCAGCGGTGGCCTGCTCCAGCGATTGGTCTGTTTATTGCAGCAATGATGTTCTTGATATTTATGGGAATGAGCAATGAGCCTGCCCAGTTCATCTACTTCCAGTTCTGA